Proteins from a genomic interval of Chroococcidiopsis thermalis PCC 7203:
- a CDS encoding glycosyltransferase has product MTMKKVAILTHDIGGGAFTSLGTALSRGFQELGINCEFVVLKATQAEKEQYPNINIVTLNTQRTAFSLLPTVRYLKQSKPDVIFPMPWYFNITAIWARYLSGIDSQIIIGEHNIISLETGIEHQDKLHLQSLPMLMRYTYPYGDGLIAVSQDTIADLVETIKVPPRIPMRVIFNPIDLDRVQQLAKKPTDHPWFLDSETPTIVTVARLAKQKQLDVLLRAFARVVKIQPARLLILGEGPLRSQLENLCYELQIEDCVAMPGYDRNPYRYMSACDVFVLASAWEGCPIALQEAMACGAAVVVNDAPGGSKDLIEYGKHGMMVAAGDSEALATGILQILSNSSLKQHYQNQARKRARDFQYLKIAQQYLDFSTTGLVRQEVLCR; this is encoded by the coding sequence ATGACTATGAAAAAAGTTGCTATCCTGACGCATGATATTGGAGGTGGTGCGTTCACTAGCTTAGGAACTGCCCTCTCGCGCGGCTTTCAGGAATTAGGAATCAATTGTGAGTTTGTGGTTTTAAAGGCAACTCAAGCAGAAAAAGAGCAATATCCAAACATTAATATAGTTACTCTCAATACTCAACGCACGGCTTTTTCTCTACTCCCAACTGTTCGCTATCTCAAACAAAGTAAACCAGATGTTATCTTTCCAATGCCTTGGTATTTTAATATCACGGCAATTTGGGCAAGGTATCTATCAGGAATTGATAGCCAAATTATTATTGGCGAACACAATATTATTAGCTTAGAAACAGGCATCGAGCATCAAGATAAACTGCACCTGCAATCTCTGCCGATGCTAATGCGGTACACGTATCCCTATGGTGATGGCTTAATTGCCGTTTCTCAAGATACGATCGCCGACTTAGTTGAAACAATTAAAGTGCCACCGCGTATTCCGATGCGGGTCATTTTCAACCCCATTGACCTCGATCGCGTGCAACAACTAGCGAAAAAACCAACCGATCACCCCTGGTTTCTAGACTCTGAAACACCAACCATCGTTACGGTAGCTCGTCTAGCCAAGCAAAAACAACTCGATGTATTGCTGCGTGCTTTTGCCCGCGTTGTCAAGATTCAGCCTGCCAGATTGTTGATTTTGGGTGAAGGACCCTTGCGATCGCAACTAGAAAACCTGTGCTACGAACTCCAAATTGAAGATTGCGTAGCGATGCCGGGATACGACCGCAACCCTTACAGATACATGTCTGCCTGTGACGTATTCGTACTCGCATCCGCTTGGGAAGGATGTCCGATCGCTTTACAAGAAGCAATGGCTTGCGGTGCGGCTGTTGTCGTCAACGATGCCCCGGGCGGATCGAAGGATCTGATCGAATATGGGAAGCACGGAATGATGGTAGCTGCTGGAGATTCAGAAGCACTGGCAACAGGAATTTTGCAAATCCTCAGCAACTCCAGCCTCAAGCAGCATTATCAAAACCAGGCGCGTAAACGGGCGCGAGACTTTCAGTATTTGAAAATCGCTCAGCAATATTTAGATTTCTCTACCACTGGGTTAGTCCGCCAAGAGGTACTGTGTCGATGA
- a CDS encoding glycosyltransferase family 4 protein: MDRSHNFRIAWLLPVAWFYWQPALCQFTQIFPQTKVFTGLFPGFARGFDNSFVVEVIGKFHVLEMARETTSYGSNFTYLSPSIIFHLLRLRPHAIFSSSFGIWTILALLLKPLCWWRVIIAYEGSSPSVDYRNSALRLLVRRLMVKLADACITNSHAGKAYLVDILNAKDSRVFVQPYEIPDTKTLAIQENLELNNSQIQRPVFLFVGHIIPRKGLQILLEACQILQQQGYREYTLQVIGNGSQQEELEKFAQENHLTDCIQWVGRVDYNLISAYFHNADVFVLPTLEDTWGVVVLEAMLMGKPILCSTGAGTSELIVHGENGYVFDPNQPEKLAELMCQFINRPTAIADMGKKSQQIMCQYTPEAASKCLVQVTNLVLNN, encoded by the coding sequence GTGGATCGTAGTCATAATTTTCGGATTGCGTGGTTGTTGCCTGTTGCGTGGTTTTATTGGCAGCCAGCGCTTTGCCAATTTACACAGATATTTCCTCAAACTAAAGTATTTACTGGACTTTTTCCTGGTTTTGCACGAGGATTTGACAACTCATTTGTAGTAGAAGTTATCGGTAAATTTCATGTGCTAGAAATGGCGCGAGAAACGACAAGCTACGGATCTAATTTCACATATCTGTCTCCCAGTATTATTTTCCACTTGCTTCGGCTTAGACCTCATGCCATATTTTCTAGTTCTTTTGGCATTTGGACAATTCTAGCACTCCTATTAAAACCGCTTTGTTGGTGGCGAGTCATCATTGCCTATGAAGGTAGTTCGCCTAGTGTAGACTATCGCAATTCAGCATTACGTTTATTAGTTCGGCGACTAATGGTCAAGCTTGCCGATGCTTGCATTACCAACAGTCATGCTGGAAAAGCCTATCTAGTAGATATTCTTAACGCTAAAGACAGCCGCGTTTTCGTTCAGCCTTACGAAATTCCCGACACCAAAACTTTAGCAATTCAGGAAAATCTTGAGTTAAATAATTCTCAAATCCAGCGACCAGTTTTTCTTTTCGTCGGACATATTATTCCCAGAAAAGGATTACAGATATTGCTAGAAGCCTGCCAGATTCTTCAGCAACAAGGTTATCGAGAATACACATTACAAGTTATAGGCAATGGATCGCAACAAGAAGAACTAGAAAAATTCGCTCAAGAGAATCATCTGACTGACTGCATCCAGTGGGTAGGCAGAGTAGATTACAACCTCATCAGTGCTTATTTTCACAATGCTGATGTCTTCGTACTACCAACGCTAGAAGATACTTGGGGTGTGGTGGTACTAGAAGCAATGCTGATGGGTAAACCAATTTTATGTTCTACAGGTGCGGGAACGTCAGAACTTATAGTGCATGGTGAGAATGGCTATGTATTTGACCCCAATCAGCCGGAAAAACTAGCCGAACTCATGTGTCAGTTTATCAATCGCCCGACGGCGATCGCAGACATGGGTAAAAAATCGCAACAAATCATGTGTCAATATACCCCAGAAGCAGCATCAAAATGCCTAGTTCAGGTGACAAACCTAGTTTTAAATAATTGA
- a CDS encoding ElyC/SanA/YdcF family protein, producing MAAKKRSQFKLLNITLIRQQEIWLPTVWGWLFLILLTLTLLTVSISNLPSFLAVNQPVNAEVLVIEGWLPDYAVKEALARFKRGSYRQIVTTGIPIERGCYLAEYKNYAELAAATLKTLGLESEKIVPVPTPEVRKDRTYASAIAFKQWLEKANTPIKSIDLLTLDLHARRSWLLYRQALASTNTKVGIIAMPPIDYDPKYWWRYSAGVRKLINELVAYIYARFINWNT from the coding sequence ATGGCTGCTAAAAAGCGATCGCAATTCAAACTACTAAATATCACTCTCATTCGACAACAAGAAATATGGTTGCCTACGGTATGGGGATGGTTATTTTTGATCTTATTAACTTTAACTTTATTGACTGTCAGTATTAGTAACTTACCTTCATTTCTAGCTGTTAATCAACCAGTTAACGCTGAAGTTTTGGTCATTGAAGGCTGGCTACCAGACTATGCAGTTAAAGAGGCACTAGCTAGATTTAAACGCGGTTCCTATCGCCAGATCGTGACTACAGGTATTCCGATTGAAAGAGGATGCTACTTAGCTGAATATAAAAATTATGCCGAGCTAGCAGCAGCAACCTTAAAAACGTTAGGATTAGAGTCAGAAAAAATCGTTCCCGTCCCGACACCAGAAGTACGTAAAGACCGAACTTATGCTTCTGCTATTGCTTTTAAACAGTGGTTAGAAAAGGCAAATACACCAATAAAATCGATTGATTTACTAACACTCGATTTACATGCTAGACGAAGCTGGCTGCTGTATCGTCAAGCACTAGCTTCAACCAATACTAAAGTCGGTATTATTGCCATGCCACCCATCGATTACGATCCAAAATACTGGTGGCGCTACAGTGCAGGTGTGCGGAAATTGATTAATGAGTTAGTTGCATATATTTACGCGCGTTTTATTAACTGGAATACTTAA
- a CDS encoding DUF2301 domain-containing membrane protein, which produces MTQQIVSETYQGQFGEFTIDKSDRLGVIIYRTGLAIAALSFAIGSTLVLSNPHPGVFPALTPLFFCFCGALGVSLLTIHIYLAVLHRVLQIFWAIGTIAAVAIALSNSTPLAVTVYEHPITLLGVGFIFAALTGIYFKEAFCFNRFETKFLTPLVPILLLGHLSGILPLQWEQIMLGTWAVLFVIFAIRKAVQPIPPDIGDKSVFAYLKTQKTATVDSQ; this is translated from the coding sequence ATGACTCAACAAATAGTATCCGAAACATATCAAGGTCAGTTTGGTGAGTTTACAATCGATAAAAGCGATCGCCTCGGTGTTATTATCTATCGAACTGGCTTAGCGATCGCCGCCCTCAGCTTTGCAATTGGTAGTACTCTAGTTCTGTCGAACCCTCATCCCGGTGTTTTTCCAGCACTCACACCCCTATTTTTCTGTTTTTGCGGTGCGTTGGGTGTTAGCTTACTAACTATTCATATATATCTGGCAGTATTGCATCGCGTCCTACAAATATTTTGGGCGATCGGGACGATCGCCGCAGTCGCGATCGCATTGAGTAATAGTACGCCACTTGCTGTCACGGTTTACGAACATCCAATAACTTTATTGGGTGTTGGCTTTATTTTTGCAGCGCTCACAGGAATTTACTTCAAAGAGGCATTTTGTTTTAATCGGTTTGAAACTAAATTTCTCACACCTCTAGTACCAATTCTATTGTTAGGACATTTAAGCGGTATTTTACCGCTCCAGTGGGAACAAATCATGCTTGGTACGTGGGCTGTACTATTCGTTATCTTTGCCATTCGTAAAGCAGTACAACCAATTCCACCTGATATTGGTGATAAATCCGTGTTTGCTTATTTAAAGACACAAAAGACAGCAACAGTAGATAGCCAGTAG
- a CDS encoding SAM hydrolase/SAM-dependent halogenase family protein — MNSNRILTLTSDFGFSDVYVGVMKGAIAQVNPKLTVIDITHEIPPQNLAAARFCLLDAYGYFPDGTVHVAVVDPGVGSNRRAIAIEFEHGFLVGPDNGIFSGVLSQSPAIAVVELTHSQYWRTPQLSKTFHGRDIFAPVGAHLASGVPLRELGRTIDLATLLQLDLPQLIYTPTEIIGCIQYIDRFGNLVTNIPGSDVENRSWTVRLGERIVPGCQTYSNVSPEAALALVGSHGWVEIAINCGNAQLQLQQHWGDRVEVVISER; from the coding sequence ATGAATTCAAACCGGATTTTGACTTTAACCAGTGATTTTGGCTTCAGTGACGTGTATGTAGGAGTCATGAAAGGTGCGATCGCCCAAGTGAACCCTAAGCTGACAGTTATCGATATTACTCACGAGATCCCGCCCCAGAATCTCGCTGCGGCTAGATTTTGCTTGTTGGATGCCTATGGCTATTTTCCTGATGGAACCGTGCATGTGGCTGTAGTCGATCCTGGGGTAGGTAGCAATAGACGCGCGATCGCCATAGAATTCGAGCATGGATTCTTAGTGGGACCAGATAATGGAATTTTTAGCGGCGTATTGAGTCAAAGCCCTGCGATCGCCGTTGTAGAACTGACTCATTCTCAATACTGGCGCACTCCCCAACTCTCAAAGACTTTTCACGGACGAGATATTTTTGCCCCAGTAGGGGCGCATCTTGCGAGTGGAGTTCCCTTAAGAGAATTGGGGAGAACGATCGATCTTGCTACGCTACTACAGTTAGACTTACCCCAGTTAATCTATACTCCTACAGAAATAATTGGTTGCATCCAATATATCGATCGCTTTGGCAATTTAGTCACTAATATTCCTGGTAGCGACGTGGAAAATCGAAGTTGGACAGTACGATTAGGCGAACGAATCGTCCCAGGGTGTCAAACATACAGCAACGTCTCTCCTGAAGCGGCACTCGCCTTAGTTGGTAGTCATGGCTGGGTAGAAATTGCCATCAATTGCGGCAATGCCCAGTTACAATTGCAGCAGCATTGGGGAGATAGAGTAGAAGTGGTTATTAGTGAGAGATAA
- a CDS encoding DUF1361 domain-containing protein gives MPPDLSAVMTDVWHVLTKNNRWMSWNLFLAFVPLTLSAWLFLRGSQKRRWLFWLLFLDLLAFLPSARHVLTNILRFNMSIVTSELIWVVPLVCIPLYLLFISSAREHWQTFNWSILFLVFFAFLPNAPYVLTDIIHLYRDIRDIHSVWLITLVLIPVYVLFMGAGFEAYVLSLINLGSYLQRIGKSTWILGTELIAHALCAIGVYLGRFLRFNSWDFITQPDILLTAVVEDLFGKRPVVIMIVTFAVITGLYWLMKQITLRIMGKNRLEAISAREEGKIDSL, from the coding sequence ATGCCACCGGATCTATCAGCCGTGATGACAGACGTATGGCACGTACTAACTAAAAATAATCGTTGGATGAGCTGGAATTTGTTTCTAGCTTTTGTTCCTTTAACTTTGAGTGCGTGGCTATTTCTTAGAGGAAGTCAAAAGCGGCGTTGGCTATTTTGGCTATTATTTTTGGATTTGTTGGCTTTCTTACCGAGTGCGCGTCATGTTTTAACTAATATATTACGTTTCAATATGAGTATCGTTACATCCGAGCTAATATGGGTCGTACCCTTAGTTTGTATTCCTTTATATCTCTTATTTATCTCATCCGCTAGAGAGCATTGGCAAACTTTTAACTGGTCAATTTTATTTTTAGTATTTTTTGCTTTTTTACCGAACGCACCGTATGTTTTAACTGATATCATTCATTTATATCGAGATATTAGAGATATTCACTCAGTTTGGCTAATTACTTTGGTTCTCATCCCAGTATATGTATTATTTATGGGAGCTGGATTTGAGGCATACGTACTATCTTTAATTAACCTGGGGTCTTATTTACAAAGAATTGGTAAAAGTACGTGGATTTTGGGCACAGAGCTGATCGCTCACGCTTTGTGTGCAATAGGAGTCTATTTAGGTAGATTTTTGCGGTTTAATAGTTGGGATTTTATCACCCAACCCGATATTCTCCTTACTGCTGTAGTTGAAGATTTATTCGGCAAACGTCCGGTTGTTATTATGATTGTTACCTTCGCAGTTATTACGGGTTTGTACTGGCTGATGAAGCAGATTACGCTTAGAATTATGGGAAAAAATCGTCTAGAAGCTATTTCTGCTCGCGAAGAAGGCAAAATCGATTCGTTGTAA
- a CDS encoding DUF1517 domain-containing protein, producing MNSWRDRINRISGRTRFVGCRIFLHLAGQEVAPLLGILNRQAREAIDADGDIEVVGEGLAEICQSLLQYDEYWLSGANEGDVFWDEGAASDYFNELFTDSAQRYLSEPDLSSPATTNEAFSLPVTRNLVVMLSVVYDGEVPELETNLADINAMKAGLKALINLHYQKRLWAIQVQFSPAQFGEELTNDQLLLHFPELVPL from the coding sequence ATGAATTCATGGCGCGATCGGATTAATCGAATATCAGGGCGGACTCGGTTTGTTGGCTGTCGGATATTTCTCCATCTTGCAGGGCAAGAAGTAGCACCGCTATTAGGAATTCTCAACCGTCAGGCAAGGGAAGCCATAGACGCTGACGGCGATATTGAAGTCGTAGGTGAAGGTTTGGCAGAAATTTGTCAAAGCTTACTGCAATATGACGAGTATTGGCTCTCTGGGGCAAATGAAGGCGATGTATTCTGGGATGAAGGTGCAGCCAGCGACTATTTCAACGAATTATTTACCGATTCTGCCCAACGCTACTTAAGCGAACCAGATTTAAGTTCCCCCGCTACTACAAATGAAGCTTTTTCCTTGCCCGTTACCCGTAACTTAGTCGTCATGCTGAGTGTAGTTTATGACGGAGAAGTGCCGGAATTAGAAACTAATCTGGCAGATATAAATGCGATGAAGGCTGGATTGAAAGCCCTGATTAATCTACACTATCAAAAAAGATTGTGGGCAATTCAAGTCCAGTTTTCTCCCGCTCAATTTGGCGAAGAACTGACGAACGATCAACTATTACTACATTTTCCCGAATTGGTTCCTTTATAA
- a CDS encoding prephenate/arogenate dehydrogenase, with protein sequence MNIGIIGLGLIGGSLGLDWRSQGHKVFGVSRRESTCAQAIACGAVDRASADLASLKTAEVIFICTPLAAIRPTVEQLIPHIDPATVLTDVGSVKAPIVDAIAPLWHNFVGGHPMAGKAESGIEVAQTGLFIGKPYAIAAIDTTPPTAVKVVEQLARSLQATIYHCHPADHDRAVSWISHLPVMVSASLIAACASEPNPAVLELAQQLASSGFRDTSRVGGGSPELGVMMARYNRPELLRSLQQYRDRLDEIAQLIVREDWQALEKQLNSTQLARPKFLRE encoded by the coding sequence ATGAATATCGGTATTATCGGACTGGGGTTGATTGGAGGCTCGTTGGGCTTAGACTGGCGATCGCAAGGACACAAAGTTTTCGGTGTCAGTCGGCGCGAATCTACTTGCGCCCAGGCGATCGCTTGTGGTGCTGTCGATCGGGCTAGCGCCGATCTTGCCAGTCTCAAAACCGCAGAAGTTATTTTTATCTGCACTCCTTTGGCAGCGATTCGCCCTACCGTAGAACAACTGATTCCCCACATAGATCCAGCAACAGTTTTAACCGATGTCGGTTCGGTAAAAGCCCCAATTGTAGACGCGATCGCCCCTTTGTGGCACAACTTTGTCGGCGGACACCCAATGGCTGGTAAAGCCGAAAGTGGTATTGAAGTTGCCCAAACAGGATTATTTATCGGCAAACCTTATGCGATCGCCGCGATTGATACTACACCACCAACAGCCGTGAAGGTTGTCGAGCAATTAGCGCGATCGCTCCAAGCTACTATATATCATTGTCACCCAGCCGATCACGACCGCGCCGTCAGTTGGATTTCTCATTTACCAGTCATGGTTAGCGCCAGTTTAATTGCTGCTTGTGCCAGCGAACCTAACCCAGCAGTGCTGGAATTAGCACAACAACTTGCTAGTTCTGGATTTCGCGATACAAGTCGCGTTGGAGGTGGTAGCCCTGAATTAGGAGTGATGATGGCGCGGTACAATCGCCCAGAGTTGTTGCGATCGCTACAACAATATCGCGATCGATTAGATGAGATCGCGCAATTAATTGTACGAGAAGATTGGCAAGCTTTAGAAAAACAATTAAATTCAACTCAGCTAGCTAGACCAAAGTTTCTCCGAGAGTAA
- a CDS encoding YdcF family protein, whose product MLDPALCARPLSQWLVLKSTLSHWLMTPVLVVIPLTAFILLVKFFPKWRWKRYMLVMGSLSLVAYFLVSFPATVAIASKGLIAFLPEDPGRKADAIVILGRGAYMRKSRVEVAADLWKSKRAPLIFASGAGDGADIVKMLKTEGVPKSVLKAESCSQTTEENALFTAAMLQPMGVKRIVLITDSPHMMRSLLTFRSLGFTVFPRPTPLPANLPPTRRAMMIFYEYMGLFNYGIKGYWQPQNAEMEQNPYIAQQQAANG is encoded by the coding sequence ATGCTAGACCCTGCTTTATGCGCTCGTCCTCTGAGCCAGTGGCTTGTCTTGAAGTCAACGCTTTCCCACTGGCTGATGACTCCCGTACTGGTTGTCATACCGCTAACAGCTTTCATTCTGCTAGTCAAATTTTTTCCCAAATGGCGTTGGAAGCGTTACATGTTGGTGATGGGAAGTTTATCGCTAGTAGCTTACTTTCTTGTTAGTTTTCCGGCTACAGTCGCGATCGCCAGTAAGGGATTAATTGCCTTTTTACCTGAAGATCCGGGTAGGAAAGCAGATGCGATCGTGATTTTAGGTCGCGGTGCGTACATGAGAAAGTCTAGAGTAGAGGTTGCTGCTGACCTGTGGAAAAGCAAACGCGCTCCCCTAATTTTTGCCAGTGGTGCAGGGGATGGAGCAGATATTGTGAAGATGCTCAAAACGGAAGGAGTCCCCAAGTCAGTATTGAAAGCCGAAAGTTGTTCTCAGACAACAGAAGAGAACGCACTATTTACAGCGGCGATGTTGCAACCGATGGGAGTGAAGCGAATCGTTTTGATCACGGACTCGCCACATATGATGCGATCGCTACTAACGTTTCGCAGTCTGGGGTTCACCGTTTTTCCCCGTCCTACTCCTTTGCCTGCAAACTTGCCACCCACAAGAAGGGCAATGATGATTTTCTACGAATACATGGGTTTATTTAACTATGGTATCAAAGGATACTGGCAGCCTCAGAATGCAGAAATGGAGCAAAACCCGTACATAGCTCAACAGCAAGCAGCAAACGGTTGA
- a CDS encoding chemotaxis protein CheC, which produces MSYARPSDKFLASRGSLVKQLTEDQIDAIKELINIGVGRAASLLNEMVGFPICLEIPFIQVLTVEDLQQELIARFNSNYLATVRLGFTGSINGSAELVFPTESASTLVSILTGEDLGSPDLDAVKIGTLTEVGNIVINGVIGSLGNLLKQRMNYLIPTYTEDTVENLFAAVEPDDSTIVLAQASFTIEQLQVIGDLIFIFELQTFDQLIAAIEEVS; this is translated from the coding sequence ATGAGCTACGCCAGACCGTCCGACAAGTTTTTAGCTTCTAGAGGATCTCTCGTGAAGCAGTTGACAGAAGACCAAATTGATGCAATAAAAGAATTGATTAATATTGGCGTGGGTCGAGCTGCCAGTCTCTTAAATGAAATGGTTGGTTTTCCCATCTGCCTGGAGATCCCCTTCATTCAGGTATTGACTGTTGAAGATTTGCAGCAAGAATTAATTGCTAGATTTAATAGTAACTATTTAGCTACTGTAAGGTTGGGATTTACTGGCTCTATTAATGGCAGCGCAGAGCTAGTATTTCCTACCGAGAGTGCATCAACACTCGTATCTATTCTCACAGGAGAAGATCTAGGCTCTCCCGATCTTGATGCAGTAAAAATTGGCACTTTAACTGAAGTGGGCAACATTGTCATTAACGGGGTAATCGGTTCGTTGGGCAATCTGTTGAAGCAGCGGATGAATTACTTAATTCCTACATACACGGAAGATACTGTAGAAAATTTATTTGCTGCTGTTGAACCAGATGACTCCACAATTGTATTGGCGCAAGCAAGTTTTACAATTGAACAGCTTCAAGTGATTGGCGATCTTATTTTTATATTTGAATTGCAAACGTTCGACCAACTCATTGCAGCGATCGAAGAAGTGTCATAG
- a CDS encoding response regulator — translation MISVLIVDDAAFSRRMIRKFLQADGYEIWEATNGKEALSIVRDRAPDCLVTDILMPDMNGFELLHTLKEQGLAIPTIIISADIQESSRQRGYNLGATAFINKPPKEDELRQTVRQVFSF, via the coding sequence ATGATATCTGTTTTGATAGTTGATGATGCTGCATTCAGCCGCCGGATGATTCGCAAATTTTTGCAAGCTGATGGCTATGAGATTTGGGAGGCGACTAACGGTAAAGAAGCATTAAGTATTGTTCGCGATCGCGCTCCAGATTGTTTAGTAACAGACATTCTCATGCCTGACATGAATGGGTTTGAATTGCTCCACACTTTAAAAGAACAGGGATTGGCTATTCCCACAATTATTATCTCGGCAGATATTCAAGAAAGTTCTCGTCAGCGAGGATATAACTTAGGAGCAACTGCTTTTATCAATAAGCCACCAAAAGAAGATGAGCTACGCCAGACCGTCCGACAAGTTTTTAGCTTCTAG